One stretch of Rattus norvegicus strain BN/NHsdMcwi chromosome 12, GRCr8, whole genome shotgun sequence DNA includes these proteins:
- the Pilrb2l3 gene encoding paired immunoglobulin-like type 2 receptor beta-2 isoform X3 has protein sequence MARILLLLLSAACLHTAFSTTLGSPSIIPSAVPTTGLEDTRGQRNPSLLNLGAMVGMVVSKVVVIIPLYGWVIFLWSKQRPAEERLNPSKAPQC, from the exons ATGGCTCGGATCCTCCTTCTTTTGCTGTCGGCAGCATGTCTGCACACTG CTTTCAGTACTACCCTGGGGAGCCCCTCCATCATCCCCTCTGCAGTTCCCACAACTGGCCTGGAGGACACAAGGGGCCAGAGGAATCCTTCACTGCTGAACTTGGGAGCCATGGTTGGGATGGTTGTGTCCAAAGTTGTGGTCATCATCCCCCTCTATGGATGGGTGATCTTCCTGTGGTCGAAGCAAAG GCCAGCAGAGGAAAGACTAAACCCTAGTAAG GCTCCCCAGTGCTAG
- the Pilrb2l3 gene encoding paired immunoglobulin-like type 2 receptor beta isoform X1, translated as MARILLLLLSAACLHTGNSAGYQKKYDYAVDQPAVLSGVQGGSIEIPFSFYFPWELANDRPMSIAWRWKHFHGEFIYNSTQPFIHEHFKGRLIMNWTQGQTSGVLRILNLKENDQATYFSRVFLQTTEGMKLWQSIPGTQLIIHGTKRIWVLCVAALFPSSFPCCSPQPYFFKSFSTTLGSPSIIPSAVPTTGLEDTRGQRNPSLLNLGAMVGMVVSKVVVIIPLYGWVIFLWSKQRPAEERLNPSKAPQC; from the exons ATGGCTCGGATCCTCCTTCTTTTGCTGTCGGCAGCATGTCTGCACACTG gGAACTCAGCAGGATATCAAAAAAAGTATGACTATGCTGTTGACCAACCAGCTGTCCTCTCTGGAGTCCAGGGTGGCTCCATCGAGATCCCCTTCTCTTTCTACTTCCCCTGGGAGTTGGCCAATGATCGGCCGATGAGCATAGCCTGGAGATGGAAGCACTTCCATGGGGAATTCATCTACAACTCGACCCAGCCTTTCATTCATGAGCATTTTAAGGGCCGGCTCATCATGAATTGGACACAGGGTCAGACATCTGGAGTCCTCAGAATCCTGAACTTGAAGGAGAATGACCAGGCCACATACTTCAGCCGAGTTTTTCTGCAAACAACAGAAGGCATGAAGTTGTGGCAGTCAATCCCTGGCACCCAACTCATCATTCATG GAACCAAGAGAATCTGGGTCCTGTGTGTTGCTGCAttgtttccttcctcctttccctgctGCTCCCCACAACCCTACTTTTTTAAAT CTTTCAGTACTACCCTGGGGAGCCCCTCCATCATCCCCTCTGCAGTTCCCACAACTGGCCTGGAGGACACAAGGGGCCAGAGGAATCCTTCACTGCTGAACTTGGGAGCCATGGTTGGGATGGTTGTGTCCAAAGTTGTGGTCATCATCCCCCTCTATGGATGGGTGATCTTCCTGTGGTCGAAGCAAAG GCCAGCAGAGGAAAGACTAAACCCTAGTAAG GCTCCCCAGTGCTAG
- the Pilrb2l3 gene encoding paired immunoglobulin-like type 2 receptor beta isoform X2, with protein MARILLLLLSAACLHTGNSAGYQKKYDYAVDQPAVLSGVQGGSIEIPFSFYFPWELANDRPMSIAWRWKHFHGEFIYNSTQPFIHEHFKGRLIMNWTQGQTSGVLRILNLKENDQATYFSRVFLQTTEGMKLWQSIPGTQLIIHAFSTTLGSPSIIPSAVPTTGLEDTRGQRNPSLLNLGAMVGMVVSKVVVIIPLYGWVIFLWSKQRPAEERLNPSKAPQC; from the exons ATGGCTCGGATCCTCCTTCTTTTGCTGTCGGCAGCATGTCTGCACACTG gGAACTCAGCAGGATATCAAAAAAAGTATGACTATGCTGTTGACCAACCAGCTGTCCTCTCTGGAGTCCAGGGTGGCTCCATCGAGATCCCCTTCTCTTTCTACTTCCCCTGGGAGTTGGCCAATGATCGGCCGATGAGCATAGCCTGGAGATGGAAGCACTTCCATGGGGAATTCATCTACAACTCGACCCAGCCTTTCATTCATGAGCATTTTAAGGGCCGGCTCATCATGAATTGGACACAGGGTCAGACATCTGGAGTCCTCAGAATCCTGAACTTGAAGGAGAATGACCAGGCCACATACTTCAGCCGAGTTTTTCTGCAAACAACAGAAGGCATGAAGTTGTGGCAGTCAATCCCTGGCACCCAACTCATCATTCATG CTTTCAGTACTACCCTGGGGAGCCCCTCCATCATCCCCTCTGCAGTTCCCACAACTGGCCTGGAGGACACAAGGGGCCAGAGGAATCCTTCACTGCTGAACTTGGGAGCCATGGTTGGGATGGTTGTGTCCAAAGTTGTGGTCATCATCCCCCTCTATGGATGGGTGATCTTCCTGTGGTCGAAGCAAAG GCCAGCAGAGGAAAGACTAAACCCTAGTAAG GCTCCCCAGTGCTAG